A single Dunckerocampus dactyliophorus isolate RoL2022-P2 chromosome 2, RoL_Ddac_1.1, whole genome shotgun sequence DNA region contains:
- the pvalb9 gene encoding parvalbumin 9 — translation MSLTSILSAEDIENAVKDCQDPDSFCYKRFFRLCGLSSKTPREVQNVFQMLDEDNSGYIEESELKFFLQRFAPGARTLTEAETKSFISAADDDSDGRIGAQEFQTMVLS, via the exons ATGTCCCTCACCTCCATCCTCTCAGCTGAGGACATTGAAAATGCTGTGAAGGATTGTCAAG ATCCAGACTCATTTTGCTACAAGAGGTTCTTCAGGCTATGTGGCCTCTCCTCCAAGACACCACGGGAGGTCCAGAATGTCTTCCAGATGCTCGACGAGGACAACAGCGGCTACATCGAGGAGTCAGAGCTCAA gttTTTCCTGCAGCGGTTTGCCCCCGGGGCACGAACGCTCACTGAGGCCGAAACTAAGAGCTTCATCTCAGCAGCGGATGACGACAGTGATGGGCGGATTGGAGCACAGG AGTTCCAGACGATGGTCCTATCCTGA
- the pvalb3 gene encoding parvalbumin 3, translating to MAFAGILNSSDITAALAACQAADSFKHKEFFAKVGLAAKSADDIKKAFAVIDQDKSGFIEEDELKLFLQNFSASARTLTDKETKEFLQAGDTDGDGKIGVDEFSALVKC from the exons ATGGCATTTGCCGGAATCCTGAACAGCTCTGACATCACTGCAGCCCTTGCTGCTtgccaag CTGCCGACTCCTTCAAACACAAGGAGTTCTTTGCCAAGGTCGGTCTGGCTGCCAAGTCCGCCGATGACATCAAGAAGGCTTTTGCTGTTATTGACCAGGACAAGAGCGGCTTCATCGAGGAGGATGAGCTCAA GCTGTTCCTGCAGAACTTCTCTGCTAGCGCCAGAACTCTGACTGACAAAGAGACCAAGGAGTTTCTCCAGGCCGGTGACACTGACGGCGACGGCAAGATCGGAGTTGATG AGTTTTCTGCTCTGGTCAAGTGTTAA